A single region of the Paludibacter jiangxiensis genome encodes:
- the rfbA gene encoding glucose-1-phosphate thymidylyltransferase RfbA has translation MKGIILAGGSGTRLYPITKSISKQIIPVYNKPMIYYPLSVLMLSGIQEILIISTPQDIDLYKRLFEDGSAYGLKIEYAIQPSPDGLAQAFIIGEKFIGNDSVCMVLGDNIFYGYNLSSQLQEAAQMKDGATVFGYYVNDPERYGVAEFDPSGKVLSLEEKPAVPKSNYAVTGLYFYGNDVVAKAKALKPSPRGELEITDLNRIYLDEGRLNVKLLGRGMAWLDTGTHDSLLEAANFISTIENRQGLMVACIEEIAFRMKFIDRDQLLQLAEPLKKNNYGQYLIKIANEPIENGNN, from the coding sequence ATGAAAGGTATTATTTTGGCCGGGGGATCGGGAACCCGCTTATACCCCATCACCAAAAGCATTTCGAAGCAAATTATTCCCGTTTATAACAAACCGATGATTTACTATCCGTTGTCGGTGTTAATGCTATCGGGAATTCAGGAAATATTGATAATCTCAACGCCTCAGGATATCGATCTTTACAAGCGGCTTTTTGAAGACGGATCGGCTTACGGGCTAAAAATAGAATACGCCATCCAGCCATCTCCTGACGGTCTGGCACAAGCATTTATCATCGGAGAAAAATTCATTGGCAACGATTCTGTTTGCATGGTACTGGGCGATAATATTTTCTACGGATACAACTTATCGTCTCAATTGCAGGAAGCTGCACAAATGAAAGACGGAGCCACGGTCTTTGGTTATTATGTAAATGATCCTGAACGCTATGGTGTTGCCGAATTCGATCCATCGGGAAAGGTGCTTAGCCTTGAGGAAAAACCGGCCGTTCCAAAGTCGAATTATGCGGTAACCGGCCTCTATTTCTATGGTAACGATGTGGTGGCGAAAGCAAAAGCGCTTAAACCTTCGCCACGCGGTGAACTTGAGATAACGGATCTCAATCGGATTTATCTCGACGAAGGCCGACTGAACGTAAAACTTTTGGGTCGTGGAATGGCCTGGCTGGATACCGGCACACATGATAGTCTGCTTGAAGCTGCCAATTTCATTTCGACCATTGAGAACCGTCAGGGTTTGATGGTAGCCTGCATTGAAGAAATAGCATTTCGCATGAAATTTATTGACCGGGATCAGTTGCTTCAACTGGCCGAGCCGCTAAAGAAAAATAATTACGGGCAATACCTTATTAAGATTGCCAATGAACCAATAGAAAATGGAAATAATTAG
- a CDS encoding glutamine synthetase beta-grasp domain-containing protein — translation MKAKLEYVWLDGYKPTQSLRAKTMMSKDNFSGKLEDCKVWSFDGSSTEQATGGSSDLLLKPVAIYPDPTRKNAYVVMTEVLNADGTPHESNGRATIESDDDDFWFGFEQEYFLMDMETKMPLGFPANGYPAPQGPYYCGVGAKAAYGREIVEEHFDVCLEAGLNVEGINAEVAAGQWEYQIFAKGAKDAGDQIWVARYFLEKVAEKYGVYVELHPKPLGKELDWNGSGMHANFSNGLMRTCGDKKVFDAICEEFGKHIQEHVSVYGAYNDQRLTGKHETASINEFSYGVSDRGSSIRIPIGTVEDGWKGRLEDRRPASNGDPYKIAAVIISTTKKGIAKL, via the coding sequence ATGAAAGCAAAATTAGAGTATGTTTGGTTGGATGGTTACAAACCAACCCAATCGTTGAGAGCAAAGACAATGATGTCTAAAGACAACTTTAGTGGAAAATTGGAAGACTGCAAAGTATGGTCATTCGACGGTTCTTCAACCGAACAAGCTACTGGTGGTTCTTCCGACCTTTTGTTAAAACCAGTTGCTATCTACCCGGATCCAACTCGCAAAAACGCTTATGTTGTGATGACTGAAGTGTTGAATGCGGATGGAACTCCACACGAATCAAACGGTCGTGCAACTATCGAATCGGACGATGATGATTTCTGGTTTGGTTTCGAACAAGAATATTTCTTGATGGATATGGAAACAAAAATGCCTTTGGGTTTCCCTGCAAACGGTTATCCTGCTCCTCAAGGTCCTTACTATTGTGGCGTAGGTGCTAAAGCTGCTTACGGACGTGAAATCGTTGAAGAACACTTCGATGTTTGTTTGGAAGCCGGTTTGAATGTTGAAGGTATCAACGCTGAAGTTGCTGCCGGACAATGGGAATACCAAATCTTCGCTAAAGGTGCAAAAGATGCAGGTGACCAAATTTGGGTTGCTCGTTATTTCTTGGAAAAAGTTGCTGAAAAATATGGCGTTTATGTTGAATTGCATCCAAAACCACTTGGAAAAGAACTTGACTGGAATGGTTCGGGTATGCACGCTAACTTCTCTAACGGTTTGATGAGAACTTGCGGTGACAAAAAAGTATTTGACGCAATCTGCGAAGAATTCGGAAAACACATCCAGGAACACGTTTCTGTTTACGGAGCTTATAACGACCAACGTTTGACAGGTAAACACGAAACTGCTTCTATCAACGAATTCTCTTATGGTGTTTCTGACCGTGGTTCTTCTATCCGTATTCCTATTGGAACAGTAGAAGATGGCTGGAAAGGTCGTTTGGAAGACCGTCGTCCTGCTTCTAACGGAGACCCATACAAAATTGCTGCAGTTATTATTTCAACTACCAAAAAAGGTATTGCAAAATTATAA
- a CDS encoding helix-turn-helix domain-containing protein: MDDKIRQIAARLHGLREALNISVKEMADAAMVSEEEYLLCENGEKDIPVSLLHNISGHFNVEMTALLFGEEPRMRTYYLTRKGQGVAIERTKAYKYQSLAAGFAGRNADPFIVTVEPCDNPICLNTHAGQEFNYVIEGRMLLEINGKELILEEGDSLYFNAELKHGMKALDNKTVRFLAVII; the protein is encoded by the coding sequence ATGGACGATAAAATCAGACAGATAGCTGCACGTCTGCACGGATTAAGGGAAGCACTGAATATATCGGTCAAAGAGATGGCCGACGCTGCAATGGTTAGTGAGGAAGAGTATCTTCTCTGTGAAAATGGAGAAAAAGATATTCCGGTAAGCCTTCTGCATAACATTTCCGGTCATTTTAACGTTGAGATGACGGCCTTGCTATTCGGGGAAGAACCGAGAATGCGAACTTACTATCTCACCCGTAAAGGTCAGGGAGTGGCTATTGAAAGAACAAAAGCTTACAAATACCAATCGCTGGCAGCAGGTTTTGCAGGCAGAAATGCCGATCCGTTTATTGTCACGGTAGAGCCTTGCGACAATCCTATTTGTCTGAACACTCATGCAGGACAAGAGTTCAATTATGTTATTGAAGGGAGAATGCTTCTGGAAATAAACGGAAAAGAACTGATTCTGGAAGAAGGAGATTCGCTCTATTTCAATGCCGAGTTAAAGCACGGTATGAAAGCTCTCGACAATAAAACAGTCCGTTTCTTAGCCGTAATCATATAA
- a CDS encoding cation:proton antiporter, with translation MTLSDITIQLPLENSTLIFGVVLLVILFSPLLLHRLRIPYIVGLIFAGILLGPKAFNILANDESFHLFGNVGILYILFLAGIDMDMNDFRRNRVKGMIFGLFTFSIPILIGTFTSLYILHFSLMTSLLLAAMYSSQTLVAYPITGRYGVSQNRAVNITVGGTILTDTLMLMLLAIIAGMCKGTLTNWFMVLWAIKIVCFGLIVMFVFPVIARAFMKRFEDNILQFIFVLAMVFLGAFLAQLAGLEGVLGSFMVGISLNRLVPKVSPLKHRLEFVGNALFIPFFLIGVGMMIDYRVLFSGYEALLVAGVMAVVAITSKWLAATFTRLTCRLTKDEGLMVFGLSNAHAVATLAAVMVGYNIILGQNPDGTPVRLLNDHVLNGTIIMILLSCIISSFVTEKAARRLALAGQTGDKSDKETRERILIPVSNPETIDRLMELAVMMKTAPLKQPLYVLAVVDDIVNESRGTGEKLLERAAKVAASTDNTIEQLVRYDVNAASGIIHTVKEHNISDVIIGLHRKTKLTESVLGQMADSLQKSMSRSIYVYKPVQPLGTTSQIVTFIPEKAELELGFQRSYEHIYHIAKQADASLIFYVNSDTEEKLKLFAGLHKHKVPTFYRKMEGWHEIESCIKQVRSNDLVIFIAGRKSTISYNALFEELFASVSNAVINNSQLVIYPEQFGFQSETDERFSVLHNPSPVFEELKKPRKWLDILTKK, from the coding sequence ATGACCCTGTCTGACATTACCATACAATTACCTTTAGAGAACTCAACGCTTATCTTCGGAGTGGTGCTGCTTGTTATTCTCTTTTCGCCGTTGCTTTTGCACCGGCTGAGGATACCGTATATAGTAGGCCTCATTTTCGCTGGAATTCTTCTGGGCCCAAAAGCATTCAATATACTTGCCAACGATGAGAGTTTTCATCTGTTCGGCAATGTGGGTATTCTCTACATCCTTTTTCTGGCGGGAATTGATATGGATATGAACGACTTTCGCCGCAATCGTGTCAAGGGAATGATTTTTGGCCTGTTTACGTTTTCCATACCGATACTTATCGGCACATTTACAAGCCTCTACATTCTGCATTTCTCACTGATGACTTCGCTTCTGCTGGCAGCAATGTATTCGTCGCAAACGCTTGTAGCCTATCCGATTACAGGCCGGTATGGCGTTTCGCAAAATCGCGCGGTCAACATCACAGTCGGGGGAACCATTCTGACAGACACTCTGATGCTTATGCTGCTGGCAATCATTGCCGGCATGTGCAAAGGAACCCTTACCAACTGGTTTATGGTGTTATGGGCAATCAAAATTGTCTGCTTTGGCTTAATTGTTATGTTTGTTTTCCCGGTTATTGCCAGAGCTTTCATGAAACGCTTCGAAGACAACATCCTTCAGTTCATCTTCGTATTGGCTATGGTATTCCTCGGGGCGTTTCTGGCTCAGCTTGCAGGACTGGAAGGCGTTCTCGGCTCGTTCATGGTAGGTATTTCGCTGAACCGTCTGGTTCCTAAAGTATCGCCGCTCAAACACCGTCTCGAATTTGTGGGAAATGCGCTTTTCATTCCCTTCTTTCTGATTGGGGTGGGAATGATGATCGACTACCGGGTATTGTTCAGCGGATACGAAGCCTTACTCGTAGCCGGCGTTATGGCCGTTGTCGCCATCACCAGCAAATGGCTGGCCGCCACCTTTACCCGCCTCACCTGCCGACTGACCAAAGACGAAGGATTGATGGTATTCGGATTAAGCAATGCCCATGCGGTAGCAACACTGGCAGCCGTAATGGTAGGCTACAATATCATTTTGGGACAAAATCCGGATGGTACCCCGGTTCGCTTGCTCAACGACCACGTGCTGAATGGCACCATCATCATGATTCTGTTATCGTGCATTATCAGTTCGTTTGTAACAGAAAAAGCAGCCCGCAGACTGGCACTGGCAGGACAAACGGGAGACAAATCGGACAAAGAAACACGTGAGCGAATACTTATACCGGTATCAAATCCTGAAACAATAGACAGGCTGATGGAACTGGCAGTAATGATGAAAACAGCTCCTTTGAAACAGCCGTTGTATGTTTTGGCGGTAGTAGATGACATAGTGAACGAAAGTCGGGGAACAGGAGAAAAATTGCTGGAAAGAGCCGCTAAAGTTGCCGCATCTACCGACAACACGATAGAACAACTTGTTCGTTACGACGTAAACGCCGCCAGTGGAATTATTCATACCGTGAAAGAGCACAACATTTCGGATGTAATCATCGGTCTGCATCGGAAGACAAAGCTCACAGAATCGGTATTAGGGCAAATGGCCGATTCTCTGCAAAAAAGCATGAGTCGGTCTATTTATGTCTACAAGCCTGTTCAGCCACTGGGAACGACCTCGCAGATTGTCACGTTTATTCCGGAAAAAGCAGAACTGGAACTTGGGTTTCAGCGAAGTTATGAGCACATCTACCATATTGCAAAACAAGCAGATGCATCTCTTATTTTCTATGTCAATAGCGATACGGAAGAGAAACTCAAGTTATTTGCGGGGCTACACAAACACAAAGTCCCCACATTTTATCGCAAAATGGAAGGATGGCATGAAATAGAGTCTTGCATCAAACAGGTACGCAGCAACGATTTGGTGATTTTTATCGCAGGACGTAAATCCACAATCTCTTACAATGCTTTGTTTGAAGAGTTGTTTGCTTCGGTATCCAACGCGGTCATAAACAACAGTCAGCTTGTGATCTACCCCGAACAGTTCGGATTCCAATCTGAAACTGACGAACGGTTTAGTGTTTTGCATAACCCGTCACCTGTTTTTGAGGAATTGAAGAAACCACGCAAGTGGCTGGATATTCTTACGAAAAAATAA
- a CDS encoding SIR2 family NAD-dependent protein deacylase → MKKLVILTGAGMSAESGISTFRDAGGLWDQYPVEDVATPEGWARNPELVLGFYAERRRQLLKAKPNDGHVGLARLQQQFDVRIITQNIDDLHERAGSNNVLHLHGELTKVCSTYDSDYVVDLPSDAPYIKLGDRCPKGGQLRPFIVWFGEAVPAIEEAADLSAQADIYAVIGTSLNVYPAAGLLHYVPKGVPIYLIDPKEVNTAYYQRITFIQQPATTGVAQLERMLLS, encoded by the coding sequence ATGAAGAAATTAGTTATCCTCACCGGAGCAGGAATGAGCGCCGAAAGTGGCATTAGCACTTTCCGGGATGCCGGTGGATTGTGGGATCAATATCCCGTGGAAGATGTGGCAACCCCGGAAGGTTGGGCTCGTAATCCTGAGCTTGTGCTCGGCTTTTATGCCGAACGTCGCCGCCAGTTGTTAAAAGCAAAACCCAACGACGGACATGTGGGGCTGGCTCGGTTGCAACAGCAATTTGATGTTCGCATTATAACGCAGAACATCGATGACCTGCACGAGCGTGCCGGAAGCAATAATGTGCTCCACCTGCACGGAGAGCTTACGAAAGTGTGTTCCACGTACGATTCGGATTATGTGGTTGACCTTCCTTCGGATGCTCCTTATATAAAACTGGGAGACAGATGTCCCAAAGGTGGACAGCTGCGTCCATTTATCGTATGGTTTGGTGAAGCCGTTCCTGCAATTGAAGAGGCTGCCGATTTGAGCGCTCAGGCAGATATTTATGCCGTGATTGGCACTTCGCTCAATGTGTATCCGGCTGCAGGATTATTGCATTATGTCCCTAAGGGCGTTCCAATCTACCTTATTGATCCAAAAGAAGTGAACACAGCATATTATCAACGCATTACATTTATTCAGCAACCAGCAACCACCGGAGTTGCTCAATTGGAAAGAATGTTGCTTTCTTAA
- the gldG gene encoding gliding motility-associated ABC transporter substrate-binding protein GldG, whose product MKNKRLFLQIAAVAVAIAAVSLISHYLFFRLDLTSDKRYTISSATKGLMKSLDEPVQINVYLDGDLNAGFLRLKHSCTDYLDEFKVYAGKNIQYQLIDPAKAAEGKDQDAYYASLEKRGMRATMVYEKDADGKAVRKIICPWAEIISHKDTLLVNLLTNMQGHSGEENLNASVENLEYQLTDAIRILNVKENRKVAFLEGNGELPEPEVYDATTALSRYFQVDRGALGNDPKALDPYKVVIIAKPATAFSENEKFIIDQYIMNGGRVLWLIDGSKIDNDFLSRTGQATIAPLDVNLSDMLFGYGVRINPDIVQDVQCASMPINVSRPGEEPQFKPMPWVFQPLLLTSPYNATTRNLASVKANFASSIDFVGVDTLVKKQALLATSNASHVLAPPAMVDLKQMPDPRDHDYFRFQNIPVGGLLEGTFTSAFANRMVPEGINKSASIARKSKYTRMIIVANGDIIRNEVHGTGDNMQLLPLGFDSYTNRQYGNRDFIVNAVLYLSGDDSWLELRSRVVPLRLLNNVATTEGRTTWQIINLVTPLVLLALFAAVFFFLRRRKYS is encoded by the coding sequence ATGAAAAATAAACGCCTTTTTCTCCAAATAGCTGCTGTGGCAGTAGCCATTGCTGCTGTTTCCCTCATCTCTCATTATCTGTTTTTCCGCCTCGATTTAACCTCCGACAAGCGATATACTATCTCATCAGCTACAAAAGGACTTATGAAGTCGCTGGACGAACCGGTACAAATCAACGTGTATCTCGACGGTGATTTAAACGCCGGTTTTCTACGGTTAAAGCACTCCTGCACGGACTATCTGGACGAGTTTAAGGTATATGCCGGCAAAAACATTCAATATCAGCTTATCGATCCTGCAAAAGCAGCCGAAGGTAAAGATCAGGACGCTTATTATGCTTCGCTCGAGAAACGGGGTATGCGTGCTACAATGGTTTATGAGAAAGATGCTGATGGAAAAGCTGTAAGGAAGATAATTTGTCCCTGGGCAGAAATAATCAGTCATAAAGACACTCTTTTAGTGAACCTGCTTACCAATATGCAGGGACATTCCGGAGAAGAGAACCTGAATGCTTCGGTGGAAAATCTTGAATATCAGTTGACCGATGCTATTCGGATATTGAATGTGAAGGAAAATCGTAAGGTGGCGTTTCTGGAAGGCAACGGAGAACTACCCGAGCCGGAAGTGTATGACGCAACCACAGCTCTTAGCCGCTATTTTCAGGTAGACCGGGGCGCTCTCGGCAACGACCCGAAAGCTCTTGATCCATACAAAGTGGTTATCATTGCCAAACCGGCGACCGCTTTCTCCGAGAATGAGAAATTCATTATCGACCAGTATATTATGAATGGAGGACGTGTGCTGTGGCTCATTGACGGATCAAAGATCGACAATGATTTCCTCTCGAGAACCGGGCAGGCAACCATTGCTCCGCTTGATGTGAACCTTTCTGATATGCTTTTTGGATATGGTGTCCGCATCAACCCTGACATTGTGCAGGATGTTCAATGCGCCTCTATGCCAATCAATGTGTCACGTCCGGGAGAAGAGCCGCAATTTAAGCCAATGCCGTGGGTTTTTCAACCGTTGTTACTTACATCTCCATACAACGCCACCACGCGTAATCTGGCCTCTGTAAAGGCAAATTTTGCCTCATCAATAGATTTTGTAGGCGTGGACACTCTGGTAAAGAAACAAGCCCTTCTCGCCACCTCTAACGCATCACATGTTTTAGCACCTCCGGCAATGGTTGATCTGAAACAAATGCCGGACCCACGTGATCACGATTATTTCCGCTTCCAAAACATTCCGGTAGGTGGCCTTTTGGAAGGGACATTTACTTCTGCCTTTGCCAACAGAATGGTTCCCGAAGGGATTAATAAATCTGCATCAATAGCCCGTAAGAGCAAGTATACAAGAATGATTATTGTTGCAAACGGAGATATTATCCGCAACGAAGTTCACGGCACCGGCGACAACATGCAACTGTTACCTTTAGGATTCGACAGTTATACCAATCGCCAATACGGTAACCGTGATTTTATCGTAAATGCCGTTTTGTATCTTAGCGGAGACGACAGCTGGCTCGAATTAAGATCGCGGGTAGTTCCACTTCGTTTGCTTAACAATGTTGCTACCACAGAAGGCAGAACAACATGGCAAATCATCAATCTGGTTACCCCTTTGGTTCTGCTGGCTTTATTTGCCGCGGTTTTCTTTTTTTTAAGACGACGAAAATATTCCTGA
- the rfbC gene encoding dTDP-4-dehydrorhamnose 3,5-epimerase has protein sequence MEIISTPIRDLVIVKNQIFADSRGFFLESYNKKRLAESGINIDFCQDNLSKSSYGVVRGLHYQLNPHCQSKLVSVIVGKVYDVAVDLRKGSPTFGQWFGVELSEENKLQFLIPQGFAHGFSVLSETAVFSYKCDDFYDPTLERGIIYNDPALNIDWQIPLQEAIISEKDLKHPTLEKAEMNFVY, from the coding sequence ATGGAAATAATTAGTACTCCAATACGTGATTTAGTTATAGTTAAAAACCAGATTTTTGCTGATAGCCGGGGATTTTTTTTAGAGAGTTACAACAAGAAAAGATTAGCCGAAAGCGGCATCAACATTGACTTTTGTCAGGATAATTTATCGAAATCGAGCTATGGAGTGGTCAGAGGACTGCATTACCAGCTTAACCCTCACTGCCAAAGCAAACTGGTTTCCGTCATCGTTGGTAAAGTATATGACGTAGCGGTTGACTTACGAAAAGGATCGCCAACATTCGGACAATGGTTCGGTGTTGAGCTTTCGGAAGAAAATAAATTACAGTTCCTCATCCCTCAGGGATTTGCTCACGGATTTTCAGTATTGAGCGAAACCGCCGTATTTAGCTATAAATGCGATGATTTTTATGATCCCACATTGGAGAGGGGAATTATATATAACGATCCGGCATTGAATATTGACTGGCAGATTCCATTGCAGGAAGCCATCATATCCGAAAAGGATCTAAAACATCCGACCCTGGAAAAGGCTGAGATGAATTTTGTCTATTAA
- a CDS encoding KdsC family phosphatase has protein sequence MANFKELLNNVKAFVFDVDGVLSNNSIPLHPNGEPMRMVNIKDGYAIQYAIKKGYHVAIITGGNTNAVRLRFERLGVKDIYMASSTKTNDLDEFLLKYSLNADEVLYMGDDIPDYQVMSRVGVPTCPQDAAPEIKAISVYVSPLKGGEGCARDVMEQVMKVQGKWMDDNAAFGW, from the coding sequence ATGGCAAATTTCAAAGAACTTCTCAACAATGTCAAAGCTTTTGTGTTTGATGTTGACGGTGTGTTATCAAACAACAGTATTCCTTTGCACCCCAATGGTGAACCTATGCGGATGGTAAATATCAAAGACGGATATGCAATTCAGTACGCGATAAAAAAAGGATACCATGTTGCCATTATCACCGGAGGAAACACAAATGCCGTACGGCTTCGCTTCGAGCGTTTGGGTGTGAAAGATATCTACATGGCCTCAAGCACCAAAACAAACGACCTCGACGAGTTCCTTCTCAAATACTCGCTCAATGCCGATGAAGTTCTTTACATGGGCGACGACATACCTGATTATCAGGTTATGTCACGGGTTGGCGTACCTACCTGTCCACAGGATGCTGCTCCTGAAATAAAAGCTATTTCTGTCTATGTATCCCCTTTAAAAGGCGGAGAAGGATGTGCCCGCGACGTCATGGAGCAAGTCATGAAAGTACAGGGAAAATGGATGGACGATAATGCCGCTTTTGGGTGGTAA
- a CDS encoding glycoside hydrolase family 57 protein: MKTICFYFQVHLPMQLKRYRFFEIGSDHYYYDDFANEANVQRIANSSFLPANRLILDMIRSSHGKFKVSFSISGIALELFEQYAPEVIDSFKELAETGSVEFVAETYSHSLAAVFDPEEFVQQVKMHSDTIYELFGVRPTTFRNTEMIYSDEIAQMVYEMGYSTMLTEGSKHVLGWKSPNFVYGHSYIPQVKVLTRNMKLSDDIAYRFSDWSWSEFPLTAEKLMSWIKSAEESEKVFSIFMGYQSIGERQRPESGIFEFIKALPLQALANKITFSTPAEIAKKFNPISPISVPYPQTWSGEEKDLSSWTGNDLQTEALQKLYQVGERVRLCSDRALKRDWLCLQSSDHFHYMTTKPWNGFTVYPNYESPYDAFTNYMNVLADFMDRVKGQFPSSIENEELNALLTTINNQESKINELEKKLLSTSPTD; encoded by the coding sequence ATGAAAACTATCTGTTTCTACTTTCAGGTGCATTTACCGATGCAGTTAAAACGTTATCGTTTCTTTGAAATAGGATCCGATCATTATTACTATGATGACTTTGCAAACGAAGCAAATGTGCAGCGAATAGCCAACAGCAGCTTCCTACCGGCCAACCGCCTCATTCTTGACATGATACGCAGTTCGCACGGCAAATTCAAAGTCTCTTTCTCCATCTCGGGAATCGCGCTTGAACTCTTCGAACAATATGCTCCCGAAGTGATTGATAGTTTTAAGGAACTTGCCGAAACAGGCAGTGTGGAGTTTGTTGCGGAAACATATTCTCATTCGCTCGCCGCCGTTTTTGATCCTGAAGAGTTTGTACAACAGGTCAAAATGCACAGCGATACTATCTATGAACTTTTTGGCGTTCGGCCTACCACCTTCCGGAATACCGAAATGATTTATTCCGACGAGATCGCCCAAATGGTTTACGAAATGGGATATTCCACGATGCTCACCGAAGGGTCCAAACATGTGTTGGGATGGAAAAGCCCGAATTTTGTATATGGACACAGTTATATTCCGCAGGTCAAAGTACTGACCCGCAACATGAAACTGAGTGACGATATTGCATACCGCTTCTCGGACTGGAGCTGGAGCGAATTTCCTCTGACAGCGGAAAAACTGATGAGCTGGATTAAAAGTGCCGAAGAAAGCGAAAAGGTTTTCAGCATCTTCATGGGCTATCAGTCTATCGGAGAACGCCAACGTCCCGAAAGCGGCATTTTCGAATTCATCAAAGCATTACCGCTTCAGGCTTTAGCAAACAAGATAACCTTTTCCACGCCGGCCGAAATTGCAAAAAAATTCAATCCTATTTCTCCTATCAGCGTCCCCTACCCTCAAACATGGTCGGGAGAAGAAAAAGACCTGAGCAGCTGGACCGGCAACGACCTCCAGACCGAAGCGCTTCAAAAACTATACCAGGTAGGAGAACGGGTTCGTTTGTGCTCCGATCGTGCACTGAAACGCGACTGGCTCTGCCTGCAATCGTCCGACCACTTCCATTACATGACCACCAAACCATGGAACGGATTTACCGTTTATCCGAACTATGAATCGCCGTATGATGCGTTTACAAACTACATGAACGTACTGGCCGACTTTATGGATCGGGTCAAAGGACAATTCCCTTCAAGCATTGAAAATGAAGAGTTAAACGCATTGTTAACCACCATCAACAATCAGGAATCAAAAATAAACGAGTTGGAAAAGAAACTTCTATCCACTTCTCCAACAGATTGA
- the rfbD gene encoding dTDP-4-dehydrorhamnose reductase yields the protein MKKVLVTGSYGQLGSELQQIAPQMKDVEFVFTDADTLDICDKDAIEQFVANKSFDFIVNCAAYTAVDKAEEDEEKCFAINCEAIRNIGEVAASHEIKVIHISTDYVFDGTAHVPYTEDVKINPKTVYGKSKACGEADLKRVCLDAVIIRTSWLYSVYGNNFVKTMLKLGKERDELKVVFDQIGTPTNAADLAAAILQIIEQTIKNENAFKTGVYHFSNEGVCSWYDFTIAIHRLAGIDCKVLPIESKDFPAKTPRPFYSVLNKSKIKKTFGISIPHWEASLGSCIAELNKK from the coding sequence ATGAAAAAGGTTTTAGTCACAGGTTCGTATGGGCAGTTAGGCAGTGAGCTGCAACAAATTGCCCCACAAATGAAGGATGTCGAATTTGTCTTTACAGATGCCGACACGTTAGACATTTGCGACAAAGACGCTATCGAGCAGTTTGTGGCCAACAAATCGTTCGATTTTATCGTCAACTGCGCTGCTTATACGGCAGTGGATAAGGCAGAAGAAGATGAAGAGAAATGTTTCGCTATTAATTGCGAAGCAATCAGAAACATCGGGGAAGTTGCTGCTTCACACGAAATTAAAGTTATTCATATCTCCACCGATTATGTTTTTGACGGAACAGCACATGTGCCTTACACCGAAGACGTAAAAATCAATCCAAAAACAGTTTACGGAAAAAGTAAAGCATGTGGCGAGGCCGATTTAAAAAGAGTTTGCCTTGATGCAGTGATTATCCGTACGTCATGGTTGTATTCGGTTTATGGCAACAATTTCGTAAAAACGATGCTCAAGCTCGGCAAAGAGCGCGACGAACTCAAAGTGGTTTTTGATCAGATCGGTACACCGACCAATGCTGCCGATTTGGCTGCTGCCATCTTGCAGATTATCGAACAAACAATTAAAAATGAAAATGCTTTCAAAACAGGCGTTTATCACTTTTCAAACGAGGGTGTTTGCAGCTGGTACGATTTCACCATTGCCATTCACCGCCTTGCCGGAATTGACTGTAAAGTGTTGCCAATCGAATCGAAAGACTTTCCGGCAAAAACTCCGCGGCCATTCTACAGCGTACTGAATAAATCAAAGATCAAAAAGACTTTCGGAATCTCGATTCCGCATTGGGAAGCAAGTTTAGGTTCCTGCATTGCAGAGCTGAACAAAAAATAG